A stretch of Corallococcus macrosporus DNA encodes these proteins:
- a CDS encoding lamin tail domain-containing protein, with amino-acid sequence MSLKQDLFRRPVVSWRTWSFTLVCAALSACGGSVEADAETVAPRLVAREDSLANVRLRLMAANITSGTGQDYNPGHGIRIFQGTDADVVMIQEFNYGTDSAADIRAFVDTAFGTGFSYYREAGAQIPNGIISRYPIIAAGEWDDTQVSNRDFAWARIDIPGPKDLWAISVHLLTSGSSVRNTEASNLVKFINANVPASDYLVIGGDFNTGSRGEACFGTFSSVVSTASPYPADKNGNTNTNAGRSSPYDHVLVDSDLRAYQTSVVMGSSTFANGLVVDTRVYSPLSDISPALSGDSGASGMQHMGVIKDFLIPGDGTTASAVTVLSPNGGESWTAGSARTITWSSSGVSNVKVEYSLDGASWTTLTSSTGASGGSVAWTVPSSASTNAWVRVSDASNATVTDLSNAAFTITTGGTGGTGNVFINEVLLNEPGSDVNGEFVELVNSGTAAVDLSGWTVSDSTGVRHTFASGTSVAAGKAVVVFGGASGIPSGTTGAVAASSGTLGLGNSGDTVTLKNSTGTAVDTATFASALSGTDGVSANRSPDASSSGGFVLHTGVSSLSSSPGKRASGTAF; translated from the coding sequence GTGAGCCTGAAACAAGACCTCTTCCGGCGTCCTGTTGTCTCCTGGCGTACGTGGTCCTTCACGCTGGTGTGCGCGGCGCTCAGCGCGTGCGGTGGCTCCGTGGAGGCGGACGCGGAGACGGTGGCGCCGCGGCTCGTGGCGCGCGAGGACTCGCTGGCGAACGTGCGGCTGCGCCTGATGGCGGCGAACATCACCAGCGGCACGGGGCAGGACTACAACCCGGGCCACGGCATCCGCATCTTCCAGGGCACCGACGCGGACGTCGTGATGATCCAGGAGTTCAACTACGGCACGGACTCCGCGGCGGACATCCGCGCCTTCGTGGACACCGCCTTCGGCACGGGCTTCTCGTACTATCGCGAGGCCGGCGCGCAGATTCCCAACGGCATCATCAGCCGCTACCCCATCATCGCGGCCGGTGAGTGGGACGACACGCAGGTGTCCAACCGCGACTTCGCGTGGGCGCGCATCGACATCCCGGGCCCCAAGGACCTGTGGGCCATCAGCGTGCACCTGTTGACCTCCGGCTCCAGCGTCCGCAACACGGAGGCCTCCAACCTGGTGAAGTTCATCAACGCCAACGTGCCCGCCAGCGACTACCTGGTGATTGGCGGCGACTTCAACACCGGCAGCCGCGGTGAGGCGTGCTTCGGCACCTTCTCCAGCGTGGTGTCCACGGCGTCGCCGTACCCGGCGGACAAGAACGGCAACACCAACACCAACGCGGGCCGCAGCTCGCCGTACGACCACGTGCTGGTGGACAGCGACCTGCGCGCCTACCAGACGTCCGTCGTGATGGGCTCCAGCACCTTCGCCAACGGCCTGGTGGTGGACACGCGCGTGTACTCGCCCCTGTCCGACATCTCCCCGGCGCTGTCGGGTGACAGCGGGGCGTCCGGCATGCAGCACATGGGCGTCATCAAGGACTTCCTCATCCCCGGGGACGGCACGACGGCCTCCGCCGTGACGGTGCTGTCGCCCAACGGCGGTGAGAGCTGGACGGCCGGCTCGGCGCGCACCATCACCTGGAGCTCCTCCGGCGTGTCCAACGTGAAGGTGGAGTACTCGCTGGACGGCGCCTCTTGGACGACCCTCACGTCGAGCACGGGGGCGTCCGGCGGCAGCGTGGCGTGGACGGTGCCCTCCAGCGCCAGCACCAACGCGTGGGTGCGGGTGAGCGACGCGAGCAACGCCACGGTCACCGACCTGTCCAACGCGGCCTTCACCATCACCACGGGCGGCACGGGCGGCACGGGCAACGTGTTCATCAACGAGGTGCTGCTCAACGAGCCGGGCTCGGACGTGAACGGCGAGTTCGTGGAGCTGGTGAACAGCGGCACCGCGGCGGTGGACCTGAGCGGCTGGACGGTGTCCGACAGCACGGGCGTGCGCCACACCTTCGCCAGCGGCACGTCCGTGGCGGCGGGCAAGGCGGTGGTGGTGTTCGGCGGCGCGTCCGGCATCCCCTCCGGCACGACGGGCGCGGTGGCCGCGTCCTCCGGCACGCTGGGCCTGGGCAACAGCGGTGACACCGTCACGCTGAAGAACAGCACGGGCACGGCGGTGGACACGGCGACCTTCGCCTCGGCGCTCTCGGGCACGGACGGCGTGTCCGCCAACCGCAGCCCGGATGCGTCGTCGTCGGGCGGCTTCGTGCTGCACACGGGCGTGTCCAGCCTGAGCAGCTCGCCCGGTAAGCGCGCCAGCGGCACCGCGTTCTAG
- a CDS encoding c(7)-type cytochrome triheme domain-containing protein, whose translation MSAAPSQRTGWWRAGLVLLLLLTTPIFAVNSPQDVRLPPLKERAAPAPALFSHWGHGSMHCYSCHPGTFPQAPLGFTHQDMREGRYCGRCHDGRAARAQTSMNCEACHARR comes from the coding sequence ATGAGCGCCGCTCCCTCCCAGCGCACGGGGTGGTGGCGGGCCGGGCTCGTCCTCCTCCTGCTCCTCACGACGCCCATCTTCGCCGTGAACTCGCCGCAGGACGTCCGGCTGCCGCCGCTCAAGGAGCGCGCCGCTCCGGCTCCGGCCCTGTTCTCGCATTGGGGGCATGGCTCCATGCACTGCTACAGCTGCCACCCCGGCACCTTCCCGCAGGCCCCGCTGGGCTTCACGCATCAGGACATGCGCGAGGGCCGCTACTGTGGGCGCTGCCATGACGGACGGGCCGCCAGGGCCCAGACGTCCATGAACTGCGAGGCGTGCCATGCGCGCCGCTGA
- a CDS encoding NapC/NirT family cytochrome c: MMVLLGAVAVMVAMIAYAAGYLTANGLGRLVLLGGLALLPLAVSGAGVAVGVRESSQTQFCMGCHEMEPYGQSLFVDNPNALAAVHYQKRLINRDSTCFSCHTDYALFGDAKAKLNGLRHVWVHYFGTVPPEPRLYQPYPNYNCLHCHNDARGYLEGGPHRELQAELQSGARSCLTCHDVAHDMEGVKAQNFWLPERQHP, from the coding sequence ATGATGGTGCTGCTCGGCGCGGTGGCTGTGATGGTGGCGATGATTGCCTATGCCGCGGGGTATCTCACCGCGAACGGGCTGGGTCGCCTGGTGTTGCTCGGAGGGCTGGCCCTGCTTCCGCTGGCCGTCAGCGGGGCCGGCGTCGCGGTGGGCGTGCGCGAGTCGAGCCAGACGCAGTTCTGCATGGGCTGTCACGAGATGGAGCCCTACGGGCAGAGCCTGTTCGTGGACAACCCCAACGCCCTGGCCGCGGTGCACTACCAGAAGCGGCTCATCAACCGCGACTCCACCTGCTTCTCCTGCCACACGGACTACGCGCTCTTCGGGGACGCGAAGGCCAAGCTCAACGGCTTGCGGCACGTCTGGGTCCATTACTTCGGGACCGTTCCCCCGGAGCCCCGGCTCTATCAGCCGTATCCCAATTACAACTGCCTCCACTGCCACAACGATGCGCGCGGGTACCTGGAGGGCGGGCCGCACCGGGAGCTCCAGGCGGAGCTCCAGAGCGGGGCACGTTCGTGTCTGACCTGCCACGACGTCGCGCATGACATGGAGGGCGTGAAGGCCCAGAACTTCTGGCTGCCGGAGCGACAGCATCCATGA
- a CDS encoding S28 family serine protease, with protein sequence MMPFLLFQPSHAARIGRWALLVPLLALLGGPVACGDDPDEPRPDGGSQTVDAGTDIDAGTDIDAGTDAGTEADAGTDAGTVACTPSGWVDTPPDLSVIQDPSLDLKVRLQAIPGLTVTEERTSGVPVGYRFFVMKYNQPADHAHPECQRFEQVVTLLHKADTSPMVLYTSGYNVSTGVGRSEPQQLLTANQLSVEHRFFRSSTPSPADWSHLTIRQSADDFHRLTQALKSIYTGKWVSTGGSKGGETVVFFRRFHPDDVDATVAYVAPIAKRNDERFVTFQDGVGGDAQAACRERLWAFQREVLSRRENMLKLLKDYAVDQNATYSQLGFELALEHGAIETYFAFWQYDVASRCVQNIPDTTATDQQLFDAMDRQVGMNSFADEGLKNYAAYYHQAATELGWPQPYDKHLGALIHFPDTDTGEVYSPPGIPFVFRPQAMPDVQDWVSTQGQRLMFIYGSHDPWTAAAYTLGNAQDSYLYSVAGGNHGSRISQLPAAQQAEAKATLNRWMGLSPALKRAPKYVPSEEPPVFGPHVPPRLREASRN encoded by the coding sequence ATGATGCCCTTCTTGCTCTTCCAGCCCTCCCACGCGGCACGCATTGGCCGTTGGGCCTTGCTCGTCCCCCTGCTCGCCCTGCTGGGTGGACCGGTCGCATGTGGTGACGACCCGGACGAGCCGCGTCCCGATGGCGGCTCCCAGACCGTGGACGCGGGCACTGACATCGACGCGGGCACTGACATCGACGCGGGCACGGACGCAGGCACGGAGGCCGACGCGGGCACCGATGCGGGCACGGTGGCGTGCACCCCGAGCGGTTGGGTCGACACGCCTCCGGACCTGAGCGTCATCCAGGACCCGTCGCTGGACCTCAAGGTCCGGCTGCAGGCCATCCCGGGCCTGACCGTGACCGAGGAGCGGACCAGCGGTGTCCCCGTGGGCTACCGGTTCTTCGTCATGAAGTACAACCAGCCGGCGGATCACGCCCACCCGGAGTGCCAGCGCTTCGAGCAGGTCGTCACGCTGCTGCACAAGGCGGACACCAGCCCGATGGTGCTCTACACCAGCGGATACAACGTCTCCACCGGGGTCGGCCGCTCGGAGCCCCAGCAGCTCCTGACCGCGAACCAGCTCTCCGTGGAGCATCGCTTCTTCAGGTCCAGCACCCCGTCCCCCGCGGACTGGAGCCACCTGACCATCCGCCAGTCCGCGGATGACTTCCACCGCCTCACCCAGGCACTCAAGTCCATCTACACCGGCAAGTGGGTGTCCACCGGTGGCAGCAAGGGCGGCGAGACGGTGGTGTTCTTCCGCCGCTTCCACCCGGACGACGTGGACGCCACCGTGGCGTACGTGGCGCCCATCGCGAAGCGCAACGACGAGCGCTTCGTGACGTTCCAGGACGGCGTCGGCGGTGACGCGCAGGCCGCCTGCCGCGAGCGGCTGTGGGCCTTCCAGCGCGAGGTGCTCTCGCGCCGGGAGAACATGCTGAAGCTCCTGAAGGACTACGCGGTGGACCAGAACGCGACGTACTCGCAGCTCGGCTTCGAGCTGGCGCTGGAGCACGGCGCCATCGAGACCTACTTCGCCTTCTGGCAGTACGACGTCGCCTCGCGCTGCGTGCAGAACATCCCCGACACCACCGCGACGGACCAGCAGCTGTTCGACGCGATGGACCGGCAGGTCGGCATGAACTCCTTCGCGGACGAGGGCCTCAAGAACTACGCCGCCTACTACCACCAGGCCGCGACGGAGCTGGGCTGGCCCCAGCCGTACGACAAGCACCTGGGCGCGCTCATCCACTTCCCGGACACCGACACCGGCGAGGTGTACTCGCCGCCTGGCATCCCGTTCGTGTTCCGTCCGCAGGCCATGCCGGACGTGCAGGACTGGGTGTCCACGCAGGGGCAGCGCCTGATGTTCATCTACGGCAGCCACGACCCCTGGACCGCGGCGGCCTACACGCTGGGCAACGCGCAGGACTCCTACCTGTACTCGGTGGCGGGCGGGAACCACGGCTCGCGCATCAGCCAGCTCCCGGCGGCCCAGCAGGCCGAGGCGAAGGCCACCCTCAACCGCTGGATGGGCCTGTCCCCCGCGCTGAAGCGCGCTCCGAAGTACGTGCCGTCCGAGGAGCCGCCCGTCTTCGGGCCCCACGTGCCGCCCCGCCTGCGCGAGGCGTCGCGGAACTAG
- a CDS encoding dipeptidyl-peptidase 3 family protein has product MKPLLLAAVLAAAPATPPKSLAPDAGPAQAAQPSLTVPGGKFLRARSGNTAVAQMFAPGIAELSLAEKRVAWSLTLAAHAGEDIALDQLGWKLVPAKQLLEGVWLFGRDAQSAASGFDAKLADYLLRFYGHGGNHDSTTGQKFVPGFTAEQLAAGASRALKAGAPWSVKDDAALQAWLQELKPTLFDAAFEPQLTSKAPPPGQDLLTASSNTAYGPGVTEKDLVGFTEKYPLNSRVVKQDGKLVEQVFRAGTPDGKVKPGLYAKELSRVIAHLQEAMKSAEPTQKAALGKLVRYFQTGSPKDWDAYNIAWLKVDPKVDANLGFIETYVDPRGHKGQWEALVNYRDTQENQIMVLMGQKAQYFEDRLPWPEKYRRKKVALPVAKAINLITSNPEPPAGINLPNEQHIREKYGSKSVMITNVMDAASAVTRLPLALEFSRTAEDREEARKYSVTARKWLVAFHEVLGHASGQVDPKLKGQSPSVFLKEYDNTLEEARADLIALWHAFDPALAELSPDHEAIARQMYRDFLVEGLTNLRRVEQGNAFEEDHQRGHHMTVTFLEEKGAVKQVTQDGRTYLTVPDYARMREAVGELLSKLMVIKATGDYEGIRALVQEKGIHFDPKLRDEVARRVKAVDVPTVLLLNSPRVVPVLDAKGELVDLKEDTTQAFVDQHLERSLLGRLSPAEARRVAAKVAGSPDAVREAFRELGPETAPAPTPRKGAAPAKGTP; this is encoded by the coding sequence ATGAAGCCCCTGCTGCTGGCCGCCGTCCTCGCCGCCGCGCCCGCCACCCCGCCGAAGTCCCTGGCGCCCGACGCCGGGCCCGCGCAGGCCGCGCAGCCCTCCCTCACCGTGCCCGGAGGGAAGTTCCTGCGCGCCCGCTCCGGCAACACCGCCGTCGCCCAGATGTTCGCGCCGGGCATCGCGGAGCTGTCCCTGGCGGAGAAGCGCGTGGCGTGGTCGCTCACGCTCGCGGCGCACGCGGGCGAGGACATCGCGTTGGATCAGCTCGGCTGGAAGCTGGTGCCCGCGAAGCAACTGCTGGAGGGCGTGTGGCTCTTCGGCCGGGACGCGCAGAGCGCCGCGTCCGGCTTCGACGCGAAGCTGGCGGACTACCTGCTGCGCTTCTACGGACACGGCGGCAACCACGACAGCACCACCGGCCAGAAGTTCGTCCCGGGCTTCACCGCGGAGCAGCTGGCCGCGGGCGCCTCGCGAGCCCTCAAGGCCGGCGCGCCCTGGTCCGTGAAGGATGACGCCGCGCTCCAGGCCTGGCTCCAGGAGCTGAAGCCCACCCTCTTCGACGCGGCCTTCGAGCCGCAGCTCACCTCCAAGGCCCCGCCGCCGGGACAGGACCTCCTCACCGCGTCCTCCAACACCGCCTATGGCCCCGGCGTGACGGAGAAGGACCTGGTGGGCTTCACGGAGAAGTACCCGCTCAACTCGCGCGTGGTGAAGCAGGACGGGAAGCTGGTGGAGCAGGTGTTCCGCGCGGGCACACCGGACGGCAAGGTGAAGCCGGGCCTGTACGCGAAGGAGCTCTCGCGCGTCATCGCACACCTCCAGGAGGCGATGAAGTCCGCGGAGCCCACGCAGAAGGCCGCGCTGGGCAAGCTGGTGCGCTACTTCCAGACGGGCAGCCCGAAGGACTGGGACGCGTACAACATCGCGTGGCTCAAGGTGGATCCGAAGGTGGATGCCAACCTGGGCTTCATCGAGACGTACGTCGACCCGCGCGGCCACAAGGGCCAGTGGGAGGCCCTGGTCAACTACCGCGACACGCAGGAGAACCAGATCATGGTACTCATGGGCCAGAAGGCCCAGTACTTCGAGGACCGGCTGCCGTGGCCGGAGAAGTACCGCCGCAAGAAGGTCGCGCTGCCCGTCGCCAAGGCCATCAACCTCATCACGTCCAACCCGGAGCCGCCCGCGGGCATCAACCTGCCCAACGAGCAGCACATCCGCGAGAAGTACGGCAGCAAGAGCGTGATGATCACCAACGTCATGGACGCGGCCTCCGCCGTGACGCGGCTGCCCCTGGCGCTGGAGTTCTCCCGCACGGCGGAGGATCGCGAGGAGGCGCGCAAGTACTCCGTCACCGCGCGCAAGTGGCTGGTGGCCTTCCATGAGGTGCTGGGCCACGCCTCCGGCCAGGTGGATCCGAAGCTGAAGGGCCAGTCCCCGTCCGTGTTCCTCAAGGAGTACGACAACACGCTGGAGGAGGCGCGCGCGGACCTGATCGCGCTGTGGCACGCGTTCGACCCGGCGCTCGCGGAGCTGTCGCCGGACCACGAGGCCATCGCGCGGCAGATGTACCGCGACTTCCTGGTGGAGGGGCTCACCAACCTGCGCCGGGTGGAGCAGGGCAACGCCTTCGAGGAGGACCACCAGCGCGGCCACCACATGACGGTGACGTTCCTGGAGGAGAAGGGCGCGGTGAAGCAGGTGACGCAGGACGGCCGCACGTACCTCACGGTGCCGGACTACGCCAGGATGCGCGAGGCCGTGGGCGAGCTGCTCTCCAAGCTCATGGTCATCAAGGCCACCGGCGACTACGAGGGCATCCGCGCGCTGGTGCAGGAGAAGGGCATCCACTTCGACCCGAAGCTGCGCGACGAGGTCGCCCGCCGGGTGAAGGCCGTGGACGTGCCCACGGTGCTGCTGCTCAACTCTCCGCGCGTGGTGCCGGTGCTGGACGCCAAGGGGGAGCTGGTGGACCTGAAGGAGGACACCACCCAGGCCTTCGTGGATCAGCACCTGGAGCGCAGCCTGCTGGGCCGGCTGTCTCCCGCCGAGGCCCGCCGCGTCGCCGCGAAGGTGGCGGGTTCTCCGGACGCCGTGCGCGAGGCGTTCCGGGAGCTGGGGCCTGAAACGGCTCCGGCGCCGACTCCCAGGAAGGGAGCGGCGCCGGCGAAGGGCACGCCCTGA
- a CDS encoding AI-2E family transporter — protein sequence MASDQVARRVFVGLILLSILLLCLVIRPFAEAFFLAAVLAGTFYGLHSRLRKRLRGHGNVSAGLIVTGILLALLLPLGGLTAFVVAEVSEGARFVSQTVQKDGMTGLVEKLPSGVRGPVSKLIERLPLEEEQIDQKLQEQVTTQGGTAAKAVTGAVAATGTLVLQTTMMLIALFFFLTDGARLVQWIESVSPLRRGQTRELLHEFKNTSVSVLVSTVATAGVQAAVALIGFLIVGVPAPLFFAGLTFFLALIPAVGAAVVVLFAAGLMFLSGHPWAALFLAIWGVVVVGLVDNVVKPLLARKGMNQHGAIVFFALLGGLAAFGTVGLLLGPLIVAFFLSVVRIYERDYGRPNPRLGDPATPGGPVQPGTQRVVLTTESGAPLTEGDAPSNH from the coding sequence ATGGCCTCCGATCAGGTAGCGCGACGCGTCTTCGTGGGTCTCATCCTCCTGTCCATCCTCCTCCTGTGCCTGGTCATCCGGCCCTTCGCGGAGGCGTTCTTCCTGGCGGCGGTGCTGGCGGGCACCTTCTACGGCCTGCACAGCCGGCTGCGGAAGCGGCTGCGCGGCCACGGCAACGTGTCCGCGGGCCTCATCGTCACCGGCATCCTGCTGGCGCTGCTGCTGCCCCTGGGCGGCCTCACCGCGTTCGTCGTCGCGGAGGTCTCCGAGGGCGCCCGCTTCGTGTCCCAGACCGTGCAGAAGGACGGCATGACGGGCCTGGTGGAGAAGCTGCCCAGCGGCGTCCGGGGCCCGGTGAGCAAGCTCATCGAACGGCTCCCCCTGGAGGAGGAGCAGATCGACCAGAAGCTCCAGGAGCAGGTGACCACCCAGGGCGGCACGGCCGCCAAGGCCGTCACGGGGGCGGTGGCCGCCACGGGCACGCTCGTCCTCCAGACGACGATGATGCTCATCGCGCTCTTCTTCTTCCTCACCGACGGCGCGCGGCTGGTGCAGTGGATCGAGAGCGTGTCCCCGCTGCGGCGCGGACAGACGCGGGAGCTGTTGCACGAGTTCAAGAACACCTCCGTGTCGGTGCTCGTCTCCACCGTGGCCACCGCGGGCGTCCAGGCGGCGGTCGCGCTCATCGGCTTCCTCATCGTGGGGGTGCCCGCGCCGCTGTTCTTCGCGGGCCTCACGTTCTTCCTCGCCCTCATCCCCGCCGTGGGCGCCGCGGTGGTGGTGCTCTTCGCCGCGGGCCTGATGTTCCTCAGCGGTCACCCGTGGGCGGCCCTCTTCCTGGCCATCTGGGGTGTCGTCGTCGTGGGGCTCGTGGACAACGTCGTCAAGCCGCTGCTCGCCCGGAAGGGCATGAACCAGCACGGAGCCATCGTCTTCTTCGCGCTGCTCGGCGGCCTGGCGGCGTTCGGCACGGTGGGCCTGCTGCTGGGGCCCCTCATCGTCGCCTTCTTCCTCTCCGTGGTGCGCATCTACGAGCGCGACTACGGCCGGCCCAACCCCCGGCTGGGCGACCCGGCCACCCCGGGTGGACCGGTGCAGCCGGGGACCCAGCGCGTCGTGCTCACCACGGAGTCCGGCGCGCCCCTGACGGAAGGTGACGCGCCGTCCAATCACTGA
- a CDS encoding Ig-like domain-containing protein, with amino-acid sequence MKRSPLLLVGPLLLALALSACAKLETPHPEVITDGPHSVLVGQTLQLTATTREATDDGYQWESENPAIATVDAAGQVTGVAAGETAIKVTGTMSRLEARHVVVVMGALAGDAGVDPSQVPYFLAWSGSPHADTTAEAFSHWNKDGLVPTSCARCHSSEGYIDFLGGDGSTAGKVDAPAPTGSVVRCETCHDSAAASLTSVTFPSGKKVTGLGPEARCVVCHQGRASGKDIDAQVADAGVVGEDTTSPALGFTNIHYYPAGATLFANQAAGGYQYSDQTYDSRFRHVPGFDKCNECHEPHSTRVRWDACATCHPGVTDVTKAWDIRQMASRNQDYDGDKNRTEGVYYEIQGLRERLLAAIQRYGAERAQPLCYGNTHPYWFRDTDGDGTCGQAESVATNAYASWTPRLQKAAYNYQLSRVDPGAFAHNAKYILQLLHDSTQSMNKGLSVPFDMSLLVRNDPGHFNGASKAARNWDSGESVQASCSRCHSGAQGYRFFVQYGVGQQVPETANGLECSTCHENFEPDYDVFVPAQTWLPDGKTVNLPGQDNLCANCHIGRASKATIDTALAAGGTPRFQNVHYLPAAGTREGTLVRIGYEYPNKTYAGRLTHMGGVQCTSCHVPGKSNHTFRIQDVWGERCKTCHADQTAAEQLRVVHVSDYDGDGNTTETLKAEVEGMAARLLTAMRGVTGNGLCYNGDVNPYFFKDTDKDGTCGATESVSANAFAPFTPALVKAAHNYQLSKKDPGAWAHNFNYVGQLLYDSVEDLTGAAPLNMLRP; translated from the coding sequence ATGAAACGCTCCCCGCTGCTCCTGGTCGGACCGCTGCTGCTGGCCCTGGCGCTGAGTGCCTGCGCCAAACTGGAGACGCCCCACCCGGAAGTCATCACCGACGGTCCGCACTCGGTGCTCGTGGGCCAGACGCTTCAGCTCACCGCCACCACGCGCGAGGCCACCGACGACGGCTATCAATGGGAGAGCGAGAACCCGGCCATCGCCACCGTGGACGCCGCCGGACAGGTGACCGGTGTGGCCGCGGGCGAGACGGCCATCAAGGTCACCGGCACGATGTCCAGGCTGGAAGCGCGCCACGTGGTGGTGGTGATGGGCGCCCTCGCGGGCGACGCCGGCGTCGACCCCAGCCAGGTGCCCTACTTCCTCGCGTGGTCGGGCTCGCCGCATGCGGACACCACCGCCGAGGCCTTCTCCCACTGGAACAAGGACGGGCTCGTCCCCACCAGCTGCGCGCGGTGCCACAGCTCCGAGGGCTACATCGACTTCCTGGGCGGTGACGGCTCCACCGCGGGCAAGGTGGACGCCCCCGCCCCGACAGGGTCGGTGGTCCGCTGCGAGACGTGCCACGACAGCGCCGCCGCCAGCCTGACCTCGGTCACCTTCCCCTCGGGCAAGAAGGTCACCGGCCTGGGCCCGGAGGCCCGGTGCGTGGTGTGCCACCAGGGGCGCGCCTCCGGGAAGGACATCGACGCGCAGGTCGCGGACGCGGGCGTGGTGGGCGAGGACACGACCTCACCCGCCCTGGGCTTCACCAACATCCATTACTACCCCGCGGGCGCGACGCTCTTCGCCAACCAGGCCGCGGGCGGCTACCAGTACTCGGATCAGACCTACGACTCGCGCTTCCGCCACGTGCCGGGCTTCGACAAGTGCAACGAGTGCCATGAGCCGCACAGCACGCGCGTCCGGTGGGACGCCTGCGCCACCTGCCATCCCGGTGTGACGGACGTCACGAAGGCGTGGGACATCCGGCAGATGGCCTCGCGCAACCAGGACTACGACGGGGACAAGAACCGTACCGAGGGCGTCTATTACGAGATCCAGGGCCTGAGGGAGCGGCTGCTGGCCGCCATCCAGCGGTACGGTGCGGAGCGGGCCCAGCCCCTCTGCTACGGCAACACCCACCCCTACTGGTTCCGGGACACCGACGGGGACGGGACGTGTGGGCAGGCTGAATCCGTCGCCACCAACGCGTACGCCAGCTGGACCCCGCGCCTGCAGAAGGCGGCCTACAACTATCAACTCTCCCGTGTGGACCCGGGCGCGTTCGCGCACAACGCGAAGTACATCCTCCAGCTGCTGCATGACTCGACCCAGTCGATGAACAAGGGGCTGAGCGTCCCCTTCGACATGTCCCTGCTGGTGCGCAACGACCCGGGCCACTTCAACGGCGCCAGCAAGGCGGCGCGCAACTGGGACTCGGGCGAGAGCGTCCAGGCCAGCTGCTCGCGCTGTCACAGCGGCGCGCAGGGCTACCGCTTCTTCGTCCAGTACGGCGTGGGACAGCAGGTGCCGGAAACCGCGAATGGCCTGGAGTGCTCCACCTGCCATGAGAACTTCGAGCCGGACTACGACGTCTTCGTCCCCGCCCAGACGTGGCTGCCGGACGGCAAGACGGTGAACCTGCCGGGCCAGGACAACCTCTGCGCCAACTGCCACATCGGCCGCGCGTCCAAGGCCACCATCGACACGGCGCTGGCGGCGGGGGGCACGCCGCGCTTCCAGAACGTGCACTACCTGCCGGCCGCGGGGACGCGCGAGGGAACGCTGGTCCGCATTGGCTACGAGTACCCCAACAAGACCTACGCCGGCCGGCTCACGCACATGGGCGGCGTGCAGTGCACCAGCTGCCACGTCCCCGGCAAGAGCAACCACACCTTCCGCATCCAGGACGTGTGGGGCGAGCGCTGCAAGACGTGCCACGCGGACCAGACCGCGGCCGAGCAGCTCCGGGTCGTCCACGTGTCGGACTACGACGGCGACGGAAACACGACGGAGACCCTGAAGGCGGAGGTGGAAGGAATGGCCGCCCGCCTGCTGACCGCGATGCGCGGGGTGACAGGCAATGGCCTCTGCTACAACGGCGACGTCAACCCGTACTTCTTCAAGGACACGGACAAGGACGGCACCTGCGGCGCCACCGAGTCCGTCTCCGCCAACGCGTTCGCGCCCTTCACGCCGGCGCTCGTGAAGGCAGCGCACAACTACCAGTTGAGCAAGAAGGACCCGGGCGCCTGGGCCCACAACTTCAACTACGTGGGACAGCTCCTCTACGACAGCGTGGAGGACCTCACCGGGGCGGCCCCCTTGAACATGCTTCGGCCTTGA
- a CDS encoding glutathione S-transferase family protein: MLKVHHLSESRSQRILWLLEELGLDYEVVRYERDPKTGFAPPELKAIHPLGKSPLVEDSGRVLAESGAIIETLVRKYGQGRLTPAPEDLDAYTHFLHYAEGSAMLPIVQLLYVKRLGDAAAPIKPRIDSELSNHLGYLEGVLQGREYLVGPSLTGADIQLSFVLEAAKSFRLLGDLPNLTAYLDRLHARPAYQRALERGGPYKMGR; this comes from the coding sequence ATGCTGAAGGTCCACCACCTCTCCGAATCCCGCTCGCAGCGCATCCTCTGGCTCCTGGAGGAGCTGGGGCTCGACTACGAGGTCGTCCGCTACGAGCGCGACCCGAAGACGGGGTTCGCCCCGCCGGAGCTCAAGGCCATCCATCCGCTGGGCAAGTCGCCGCTGGTGGAGGACTCGGGCCGCGTGCTGGCGGAGTCCGGCGCCATCATCGAGACACTGGTTCGCAAGTACGGCCAGGGCCGGCTCACGCCCGCGCCGGAGGACCTGGACGCGTACACGCACTTCCTGCACTACGCGGAGGGCTCCGCGATGCTGCCCATCGTGCAGCTGCTCTACGTGAAGCGGCTGGGGGATGCCGCGGCGCCCATCAAGCCGCGCATCGACTCCGAGCTGAGCAACCACCTGGGCTACCTGGAGGGCGTGCTCCAGGGCCGCGAGTACCTGGTGGGCCCGTCGCTGACGGGCGCGGACATCCAGCTCAGCTTCGTGCTGGAGGCCGCGAAGTCCTTCCGGCTGCTCGGGGACCTTCCGAACCTCACGGCCTACCTCGACCGGCTCCACGCGCGCCCCGCGTACCAGCGCGCGCTGGAGCGGGGCGGGCCGTACAAGATGGGCCGCTGA